Proteins co-encoded in one Nothobranchius furzeri strain GRZ-AD chromosome 4, NfurGRZ-RIMD1, whole genome shotgun sequence genomic window:
- the LOC139069614 gene encoding uncharacterized protein isoform X2, giving the protein MPKRKYKLYLEPNSTIKLPSARWNRETLDTSPLSSESCDQVTSGPYSADFETTSSSGHFDFPEYPDDTINLTLPYTECGREDAADVETMSPCGCLESDSDETFNLPTTSFGGLSVLKSSNVSQEFECDSSPESDPQVDSNIEDLPEDDPFGQIGFDTDMDSALISGGTTTRAEALLMVMCHAARHNITGTQLDDLLKLINALFGKEVLPRSKYLFNKVFKNSSDIVEFHFYCKTCKLYIGKQEDIKEKNIVQCTICSAPIEISTLNSASFFISIPIAPQIQTLMENPQIQNSMNYRYQRQQNEHVISDIYDGEMYQNLSKPGGILSDPANLSFNFNSDGSPVYKSSKFSIWPIQLHLNELPPKLRFQNVMLAGLWFGAQEPVMPIFLKPFVDQAKTLASNGVSWRKCGALVNSKIVGLCCCVDSKARPAMQNTTQFNGYFGCGFCLHPGTLVEKQVKYTVTATEYPEREANKMIADMEQAVEQHRSVRGVKGPSPLINMPYFDIVWGFVPDYMHAVLLGVIRQLTELLLSGSDQPYYIGSPNTMRVLENRIKEIKPPHLITRLPRPIAEFKYWKASEWRAWLLFYSLPVLNGVLQSRYVKHLSLLVFAVFLLLKENVTFEEINKADEMLFEFVARFQLLYGEASMTFNVHLLTHLSKSVKLWGPLWAHSAFVFENANGGLLKLFHGTKCVALQIVNKFLLHRTVPLFSTRFAVSEQVKNFCLELTNNSRVKSFTRYQDTTVLDNGRVTETTEEEKSAFISAEKVPPDEMVVHKRMVHKGLVYTSKSYSLSKRRRDCYGKLSDGVCGEIRSIISFPSEWGTEIAVLFQKFHTQASFPLPQGYRFESHIRLISRGPTVDLIPVDRLEQKCLVLKTGDETYICDFPNQHERD; this is encoded by the exons ATGCCAAAGCGCAAGTACAAATTGTACCTGGAACCAAACAGTACCATCAAGTTACCCTCTGCAAGATGGAACAGAGAGACTTTGGAT ACTTCTCCCTTGAGCAGTGAAAGCTGTGACCAAGTGACTTCTGGTCCATATTCTGCAGATTTTGAG ACCACGTCTTCATCTGGTCATTTTGATTTCCCGGAATATCCAGATGACACAATCAACCTT ACCTTGCCCTACACTGAATGTGGCAGAGAAGATGCTGCAGATGTTGAG ACCATGTCTCCATGTGGCTGTCTGGAGTCTGATTCAGATGAGACATTCAACCTG CCCACAACTTCTTTTGGTGGCTTATCTGTGCTGAAATCAAGTAACGTCAGCCAGGAGTTTGAGTGTGATTCCTCACCTGAAAGTGATCCTCAAGTTGATTCAAACATTGAAGACCTTCCAGAGGACGACCCATTTGGACAGATAGGATTTGACACTGACATGGATTCTGCACTAATTTCAGGGGGTACAACAACAAGGGCTGAAGCACTGCTTATGGTAATGTGTCATGCAGCAAGACATAACATAACAGGAACACAACTTGATGATTTGTTAAAGCTTATAAATGCACTGTTTGGCAAAGAGGTTTTACCGAGATCCAAATATTTGTTCAACAAAGTGTTTAAGAACTCTTCTGACATAGTGGAATTTCACTTCTACTGCAAAACCTGCAAATTATACATTGGCAAACAAGAagacataaaagaaaaaaacattgttCAGTGTACAATTTGTAGTGCTCCCATTGAAATTAGCACATTGAACAGTGCAAGCTTTTTCATAAGCATACCAATTGCACCTCAAATTCAGACACTGATGGAAAACCCTCAAATTCAAAACAGCATGAACTACAGATACCAAAGGCAACAGAATGAACATGTTATCTCTGACATATATGATGGTGAAATGTATCAAAACCTGTCAAAACCAGGTGGCATTCTGTCAGATCCGGCCAATTTGTCATTTAATTTTAATTCTGATGGTTCACCTGTCTACAAGTCTTCCAAATTTTCAATATGGCCCATCCAGCTGCATTTAAATGAACTCCCTCCCAAATTGAGATTCCAGAATGTAATGCTTGCAGGTCTTTGGTTTGGTGCTCAAGAGCCAGTCATGCCAATTTTTCTAAAACCATTTGTTGATCAGGCAAAAACACTGGCATCCAATGGTGTGTCCTGGAGAAAATGTGGAGCTCTGGTGAACAGCAAAATTGTTGGACTCTGTTGTTGTGTGGACTCAAAGGCAAGACCAGCTATGCAAAACACCACCCAGTTTAATGGGTATTTTGGTTGTGGCTTCTGTTTACACCCTGGGACTCTCGTTGAAAAACAGGTGAAGTATACTGTGACTGCCACAGAATACCCTGAGAGAGAGGCTAATAAAATGATTGCAGATATGGAGCAGGCCGTAGAACAACACAGAAGTGTCAGGGGGGTGAAAGGTCCATCACCACTGATAAACATGCCTTATTTTGACATTGTTTGGGGGTTTGTTCCAGACTATATGCATGCTGTCTTGCTTGGTGTCATTAGACAGCTGACAGAGCTTCTGTTGAGTGGCAGTGATCAACCCTACTATATCGGCAGTCCAAATACAATGAGGGTGCTAGAAAACAGGATCAAGGAAATCAAGCCACCACACCTTATTACACGACTTCCCAGACCCATTGCAGAGTTCAAGTACTGGAAAGCCTCAGAGTGGCGAGCTTGGCTCCTGTTTTACAGTTTGCCAGTCCTGAATGGGGTGCTTCAGTCACGTTATGTGAAGCACCTATCCCTGCTGGTGTTTGCAGTATTTCTGCTTTTGAAGGAGAATGTCACATTCGAAGAGATCAACAAAGCAGATGAGATGCTGTTCGAGTTCGTGGCAAGGTTTCAACTGTTGTATGGAGAAGCATCTATGACATTCAATGTACACTTGCTAACGCACCTGTCCAAGTCTGTGAAACTGTGGGGGCCGCTCTGGGCACACTCAGCATTTGTATTTGAAAATGCAAATGGTGGTCTGTTGAAACTGTTTCACGGAACAAAATGTGTAGCTTTGCAGATTGTAAACAAATTCTTGTTGCATAGAACGGTTCCGCTTTTCAGTACAAGGTTTGCAGTTAGTGAGCAAGTAAAGAACTTCTGTTTGGAGCTCACAAATAACTCAAGAGTAAAGTCCTTCACTAGATATCAAGACACAACTGTTCTGGATAATGGCAGGGTTACTGAGACAACTGAGGAGGAGAAAAGTGCCTTCATTTCTGCAGAAAAAGTTCCACCAGATGAAATGGTGGTACACAAGAGAATGGTGCACAAAGGACTGGTTTATACCAGCAAAAGCTACAGCCTCAGTAAGAGAAGAAGGGATTGTTATGGAAAGTTGAGTGATGGTGTTTGTGGAGAGATTCGAAGCATTATATCTTTTCCCTCAGAGTGGGGTACAGAAATTGCTGTACTTTTCCAAAAGTTTCATACACAAGCATCATTCCCTTTACCACAAGGGTACAGATTTGAGTCACATATTAGACTTATAAGTAGGGGACCTACTGTGGATCTGATTCCAGTAGACAGGTTAGAGCAGAAATGTCTGGTCCTGAAAACTGGTGATGAGACTTACATTTGTGACTTTCCAAACCAACATGAAAGAGACTAG
- the LOC139069614 gene encoding uncharacterized protein isoform X1, with amino-acid sequence MSVTDIDVHFCFRMPKRKYKLYLEPNSTIKLPSARWNRETLDTSPLSSESCDQVTSGPYSADFETTSSSGHFDFPEYPDDTINLTLPYTECGREDAADVETMSPCGCLESDSDETFNLPTTSFGGLSVLKSSNVSQEFECDSSPESDPQVDSNIEDLPEDDPFGQIGFDTDMDSALISGGTTTRAEALLMVMCHAARHNITGTQLDDLLKLINALFGKEVLPRSKYLFNKVFKNSSDIVEFHFYCKTCKLYIGKQEDIKEKNIVQCTICSAPIEISTLNSASFFISIPIAPQIQTLMENPQIQNSMNYRYQRQQNEHVISDIYDGEMYQNLSKPGGILSDPANLSFNFNSDGSPVYKSSKFSIWPIQLHLNELPPKLRFQNVMLAGLWFGAQEPVMPIFLKPFVDQAKTLASNGVSWRKCGALVNSKIVGLCCCVDSKARPAMQNTTQFNGYFGCGFCLHPGTLVEKQVKYTVTATEYPEREANKMIADMEQAVEQHRSVRGVKGPSPLINMPYFDIVWGFVPDYMHAVLLGVIRQLTELLLSGSDQPYYIGSPNTMRVLENRIKEIKPPHLITRLPRPIAEFKYWKASEWRAWLLFYSLPVLNGVLQSRYVKHLSLLVFAVFLLLKENVTFEEINKADEMLFEFVARFQLLYGEASMTFNVHLLTHLSKSVKLWGPLWAHSAFVFENANGGLLKLFHGTKCVALQIVNKFLLHRTVPLFSTRFAVSEQVKNFCLELTNNSRVKSFTRYQDTTVLDNGRVTETTEEEKSAFISAEKVPPDEMVVHKRMVHKGLVYTSKSYSLSKRRRDCYGKLSDGVCGEIRSIISFPSEWGTEIAVLFQKFHTQASFPLPQGYRFESHIRLISRGPTVDLIPVDRLEQKCLVLKTGDETYICDFPNQHERD; translated from the exons ATGTCTGTTACTGATAtcgatgttcatttttgttttagaATGCCAAAGCGCAAGTACAAATTGTACCTGGAACCAAACAGTACCATCAAGTTACCCTCTGCAAGATGGAACAGAGAGACTTTGGAT ACTTCTCCCTTGAGCAGTGAAAGCTGTGACCAAGTGACTTCTGGTCCATATTCTGCAGATTTTGAG ACCACGTCTTCATCTGGTCATTTTGATTTCCCGGAATATCCAGATGACACAATCAACCTT ACCTTGCCCTACACTGAATGTGGCAGAGAAGATGCTGCAGATGTTGAG ACCATGTCTCCATGTGGCTGTCTGGAGTCTGATTCAGATGAGACATTCAACCTG CCCACAACTTCTTTTGGTGGCTTATCTGTGCTGAAATCAAGTAACGTCAGCCAGGAGTTTGAGTGTGATTCCTCACCTGAAAGTGATCCTCAAGTTGATTCAAACATTGAAGACCTTCCAGAGGACGACCCATTTGGACAGATAGGATTTGACACTGACATGGATTCTGCACTAATTTCAGGGGGTACAACAACAAGGGCTGAAGCACTGCTTATGGTAATGTGTCATGCAGCAAGACATAACATAACAGGAACACAACTTGATGATTTGTTAAAGCTTATAAATGCACTGTTTGGCAAAGAGGTTTTACCGAGATCCAAATATTTGTTCAACAAAGTGTTTAAGAACTCTTCTGACATAGTGGAATTTCACTTCTACTGCAAAACCTGCAAATTATACATTGGCAAACAAGAagacataaaagaaaaaaacattgttCAGTGTACAATTTGTAGTGCTCCCATTGAAATTAGCACATTGAACAGTGCAAGCTTTTTCATAAGCATACCAATTGCACCTCAAATTCAGACACTGATGGAAAACCCTCAAATTCAAAACAGCATGAACTACAGATACCAAAGGCAACAGAATGAACATGTTATCTCTGACATATATGATGGTGAAATGTATCAAAACCTGTCAAAACCAGGTGGCATTCTGTCAGATCCGGCCAATTTGTCATTTAATTTTAATTCTGATGGTTCACCTGTCTACAAGTCTTCCAAATTTTCAATATGGCCCATCCAGCTGCATTTAAATGAACTCCCTCCCAAATTGAGATTCCAGAATGTAATGCTTGCAGGTCTTTGGTTTGGTGCTCAAGAGCCAGTCATGCCAATTTTTCTAAAACCATTTGTTGATCAGGCAAAAACACTGGCATCCAATGGTGTGTCCTGGAGAAAATGTGGAGCTCTGGTGAACAGCAAAATTGTTGGACTCTGTTGTTGTGTGGACTCAAAGGCAAGACCAGCTATGCAAAACACCACCCAGTTTAATGGGTATTTTGGTTGTGGCTTCTGTTTACACCCTGGGACTCTCGTTGAAAAACAGGTGAAGTATACTGTGACTGCCACAGAATACCCTGAGAGAGAGGCTAATAAAATGATTGCAGATATGGAGCAGGCCGTAGAACAACACAGAAGTGTCAGGGGGGTGAAAGGTCCATCACCACTGATAAACATGCCTTATTTTGACATTGTTTGGGGGTTTGTTCCAGACTATATGCATGCTGTCTTGCTTGGTGTCATTAGACAGCTGACAGAGCTTCTGTTGAGTGGCAGTGATCAACCCTACTATATCGGCAGTCCAAATACAATGAGGGTGCTAGAAAACAGGATCAAGGAAATCAAGCCACCACACCTTATTACACGACTTCCCAGACCCATTGCAGAGTTCAAGTACTGGAAAGCCTCAGAGTGGCGAGCTTGGCTCCTGTTTTACAGTTTGCCAGTCCTGAATGGGGTGCTTCAGTCACGTTATGTGAAGCACCTATCCCTGCTGGTGTTTGCAGTATTTCTGCTTTTGAAGGAGAATGTCACATTCGAAGAGATCAACAAAGCAGATGAGATGCTGTTCGAGTTCGTGGCAAGGTTTCAACTGTTGTATGGAGAAGCATCTATGACATTCAATGTACACTTGCTAACGCACCTGTCCAAGTCTGTGAAACTGTGGGGGCCGCTCTGGGCACACTCAGCATTTGTATTTGAAAATGCAAATGGTGGTCTGTTGAAACTGTTTCACGGAACAAAATGTGTAGCTTTGCAGATTGTAAACAAATTCTTGTTGCATAGAACGGTTCCGCTTTTCAGTACAAGGTTTGCAGTTAGTGAGCAAGTAAAGAACTTCTGTTTGGAGCTCACAAATAACTCAAGAGTAAAGTCCTTCACTAGATATCAAGACACAACTGTTCTGGATAATGGCAGGGTTACTGAGACAACTGAGGAGGAGAAAAGTGCCTTCATTTCTGCAGAAAAAGTTCCACCAGATGAAATGGTGGTACACAAGAGAATGGTGCACAAAGGACTGGTTTATACCAGCAAAAGCTACAGCCTCAGTAAGAGAAGAAGGGATTGTTATGGAAAGTTGAGTGATGGTGTTTGTGGAGAGATTCGAAGCATTATATCTTTTCCCTCAGAGTGGGGTACAGAAATTGCTGTACTTTTCCAAAAGTTTCATACACAAGCATCATTCCCTTTACCACAAGGGTACAGATTTGAGTCACATATTAGACTTATAAGTAGGGGACCTACTGTGGATCTGATTCCAGTAGACAGGTTAGAGCAGAAATGTCTGGTCCTGAAAACTGGTGATGAGACTTACATTTGTGACTTTCCAAACCAACATGAAAGAGACTAG